CGCAACGACCTGCTAGACCGCCTAAAAAACCACAAAACCACCATAGAACAAAACATACAAAGCTTCCTAAACAAACAAGTACACATAACATAGCCCTGTTTGGGAAGGCGGTGTTGCTTTGCCCTTTGAGTTTTCTGCTGTACTTGAAGAATCAAAAAGCATCCAGGCAGACGAGTTTTTGCAGCTCACTAAAAACGCCGCCAAAGTAATTTGCCAAAACCAAAACGGCAAGCTCGCCTGCATCGAACCTTCAGGAGCCGCCGTCGTAATCGGCGATTTGCACGGAGACATCAAAAGCCTGCAAACCATATTCGAAAAAAGCCAGTTCGCAAACCGCCTAAACCACAACAAAGCAACACTTGTTTTTTTGGGTGACTACGGCGACCGCGGCGCAAAATCCGTCGAACTCTACTACCTCCTGATGCGCTTGAAGCTATCATATCCAGAGCAGGTTATTTTGCTTAGGGGAAACCACGAAGCTCCCGCGGATTTGATGGCGTCGCCCCATGATTTGCCTTATTATTTCCAGCGCAAATTCAAGCAGGACGGGGGCAAGGTGTATGAGGCTACCCGCGGGCTTTTTGGCTGTTTGTGC
This DNA window, taken from Candidatus Bathyarchaeota archaeon, encodes the following:
- a CDS encoding serine/threonine protein phosphatase, with amino-acid sequence MPFEFSAVLEESKSIQADEFLQLTKNAAKVICQNQNGKLACIEPSGAAVVIGDLHGDIKSLQTIFEKSQFANRLNHNKATLVFLGDYGDRGAKSVELYYLLMRLKLSYPEQVILLRGNHEAPADLMASPHDLPYYFQRKFKQDGGKVYEATRGLFGCLCNAAYVQGRYLMVHGGLPKNLQTLQTLSQADQTHPAKAVLEELLWSDPAENLHGTQPSPRGAGNLFGSDVTRQVLMQLNVKILIRGHESPNEGYKISHNNQVLTLFSRKGPPYFNSKAAYLDVPLTERFASARELLPFIHQF